DNA from Brachionichthys hirsutus isolate HB-005 chromosome 3, CSIRO-AGI_Bhir_v1, whole genome shotgun sequence:
AGATGATGAGATCTAATCCTAATAAGTTAGATGATGTCATCTTTGTAGAGCAGGAGTCgactggaggcggagcttgttGGACTGACAGGCGCTGCTGGACGCGTCCTGGGGGGGATTGCCGTGAAACCGTGTTCTGTTCCTCCCCGTTCTGCGTGGGGTGCCCCAGGGAGCTGTCCTGGGTTCACAGCGGTTCTGGTCTGTCTTCCAGATGAACATCATAGCCGGAGGCTTCTACGACGGCTTGATGCTCTACGCCCACGCGCTGAGCGAGGCCATGCTGATGTCCGGCGCCCGGCCCCCGGGCAGCGTCGTCACCGAGAGGATGTGGAACCGAACCTTCTACGGTTGGTTCTCCTCCTTCTGATGATGTTCTCTCTGttctttagctttagctttgcTGCTTGCACTAATGCAGGGGGGGGCGCTACGGTCCCGGGAAGGTTCTCCATGAGGAGATCAAAGCCGAGGTGCCTTTGATCAGGTCGGTTCTCCGCAGAACCGACGGCGTGTGTTGGTCATGAGGTCGGCCTCATTGTGGAACTCTGCTGAGTGTCGCCCCCTATAGGAGACCCTGTAAAATCATGGTTCACATCCATCCACCCCCAACAGGGAACCCCCCAACCAGCCCTTCTGGGGCGATGCTGAGATGTTCCCCGAcccaaaagaaaagcagaaagacAAGAAACGGTTCCAGAACGAAAGATACGCCTCTAAAGTCCCTCTAGAAGCACCacgctgctggttctggtgctggttctggtgctggtgctggttctggtgctggtgctggttctggttctggtgctggttctggtgctggttctggttctggtctggtgctggttctggtgctggttctggttctggtgctggttctggttctggtgctggtgctggttctggttctggtgctggttctggtgctggttctggtgctggtctggtgctggtgctggtgctggttctggtgctggtgctggttctggttctggttctggtgctggttctggtgctggttctggtctggtgctggttctggtgctggttctggttctggtgctggttctggttctggtgctggttctggtgctggttctggttctggtgctggttctggtgctggttctggtgctggtctggtgctggtgctggttctggtgctggttctggtgctggttctggtctggtgctggtgctggtgctggtgctggttctggtgctggttctggtgctggttctggttctggtgctggtgctggttctggtgctggttctggttctggttcggcTAGAGGGAAGGCGTCTCTGTGATGTGGATCTGAGCCCCCGCCGGGGCCTCCTGGTGCTTATCTCCGAGCTCCTATCAGTGGAGCCGCGCCCCCACCCAGAGCCCGCCTTCCACGCAGCGGTTCAGGAATGTACCGTTTGTTCTGCTCCGGTATCCGCCGGGCAGGAAGTAAGAGCTGCTCAGGAAGTGTTGgtgaaccgggggggggggggggggcgagtctCTGGAACCCGAATCTTCTCCGCAGCCTTTGAGCTAAGAGCGTTAGCATTCTGAGGACGTCGCCATGCTACTGTAGCTTAGCTTGCTGCGTTCCTGGAGAGTGACTgctaccagccccccccccccccccccagcgggacGTGGGGCTCCCCGGGGCTTCTGGGGGGCAGCAGATGTTTCCCCTCTGCTTGTGTTCAGGATACGCAGCACAAGGCCCGGCATCACGGCCCCCCCAGCTCGGCCCCCCCAGCTCGGCCCCCCCAGCTCGGCCCCCCCCAGCTCGGCCCCCCCCAGCTCGGCCCCCCGGGCCCCCCAGGAAGCACATTTCCACTTTGTGCTGTCGCTGTTCAAGGCTGGATTCATGCGATGCAGGCGGGGggcaggaaaacaggaagcccCTCCTTCAGGTCGGTTTGGATGCTTAATGTCAAAGGTCAGCATGTCGTCatggcagccaatcagagctgacCCGGTCTTCTGTTGATGTGTGAACCAATCAGCTCGAACGACGGACTGATGCGAcgtgggtcgggggggggggggggggggctgttggtCCAGAGGTTCTCttcttgctgcccccccccccccccctcctattgCTGCATCGTCGGTTTGACCTCAGAGCTGCGGCTCCCTGACTTCCTGGGGGAGACCAGGCTGGCGCTCTGATTGGTTCGTGGGAGGTTCCGTCTgagtccctcgtttctgtcgtcatcttctcctcttcctccccctggTGTTGAGAAACCcgatctctcctctctcctctctcctcatctGCTTGtcagggggaggagggggggggggggaccccccAAAATAGCCTGGAAATCTAATCATTTGAAACCGGAGCCTCCTCCCTGGACcaggttcctcctcctcctcctcctcctcctcctcctcctcctcctccgtgttcTTCAGTCTGCAGGACAAGAACGCTTCAGACTCGAGTGAAGAGACGGAGCGACATCACTGCCATCCTAATTATCTTGTTGCTATAGCGATGAATCTGCTATGTTTTAATGGTGTTGGTgcgtactgacacacacacacacacacacacatgcacaaacacacacacacccgcacacatgcacacacacacgcacacacacacacacacgcagacacatgcagacaaacacacacacacacgcacacacacacacgcacacatgcacacacacacacacacacacacatgcagacaaacacacacgcacacatgcacacacacacacacacacacacacatgcagacaaacacacacgcacacacacacacacacgcacacacacacacacctatttaACTATTTAACTTTTGTTCCATCTAGGGTCTGACCCTTGACTCctataatgctaatgctaatgctaatgctaatgccggTATTGATCAGTCCCAGCTGGATAAAGAGCTGCTTcccgatgatgatgacgatgatgacgatgaagaacTCGACTCGTCTTCCTCAGGTGTCACAGGATTGGTCCACCTGGACGAGaacggagacagagagacggactTTGCCTTGTGGGACATGATGGACACAAACTCCAGCGCCTTCCAGGTCGACACGCAAACACgccgtcgccatggcaacactttCGACTTGAGCCTGCGTGGGGCAGTTGTCTAGTTGCCCCACCTGCTCCGGGGGCATTAAGGGGACCTTCTGTGCTGCTTCCAGATCGTTCTGGTCTACAACAGCTCGGGGGGGCAGCTGGACGCCGTCCCCGGGACGTCTCTGCGCTGGCTGGGCGGGGCCTGTCCTCCTGATGTTCCTGTGTGCGGCTTTAAGAACGAGAACCCCGCCTGCTTGGCGAGTCAgtggccgccgccccccccccccccccccccccccctagtggTGATTATTGATGTCGTGCTGCTTCTCTCCTCGGCAGAGACGATCACCGTCCACCAGATGCTCTCCATCGTGCTCTTCTTCATCGTTGCTCTGGCCATCACCATCACCGTCTTCatctacaggtgagaggcggtgCAGCGGTGCAgcggtgcattgtgggagcGGCGTGCTCGACGAGCGTCTCCTGTGCAGGAGGatgaagctggagaaggagctggtGGCTCAGCTCTGGAGGATCAGCTGGGACGACATCCAGATGAGCAACCTGGACCGGGTCCTGCGCAGCGGCAGCCGGGTCACCCTGTCGCTggtcagccccgccccccccgccgctaCGCCGCCGTGTGTCGTCGTGTCTGTCGTTGTGCTGACAGGAAGTTGTGTCTGTCCCCCAGCGAGGCTCGGCCTGCGGCTCTCTGGCCACCGCGGACGGGAACACGCAGGTGTTTGCAAAGACCGGCTACTACAAGGTGAGtctgggagggggaggagcctctgGGTCCAGGTGATGCGTTCTACGGTTCTACGGCTGTAAAGGGAGCGGCCCGTCGGGTTGGGAAGAATCTCTAAACGCTTCCTGTGCTCGGCGGTTCTTGCTTTCCGTTCCTTATACAGGAAGTCCGACCCTCTTTCTCctttaacttcctgtttgggagGCGTGTCATGTGGAAggtgcaggtctgggatcagctgCTGTTTGTAAAACGTTCTGCGTTAGAGAGAACCTTGAGGTTCTGGATCGGTCCTGGGTCGGTCCTGGATCGGTTCTGGGTCGGTCCTGGATCGGTTCTGGGTCGGTTCTAGTTCGGTTCTGGATCGGTTCTAGGTCGGTTCTGGGTCGGTTCTGGGTCGGTCCTGGATCGGTTCTGGGTTGGTTCTAGGTCGGTCCTGGGTCAGTCCTGGGTCGGTTCTGGGTCGGTTCTGGGTCGGTCCTGGGTCGGTTCTGGGTCGGTCCTGGGTCGGTTCTGGGTCGGTTCTGGGTCGGTTCTGGGTCGTGATTGTCCTCTCTGATTCAGGGGAACATCGTGGCCATTAAATACACGGACAGGAAGCGCGTCGAGATGAACAGGAAGGTCCTGTTTGAACTCAAACATGTGAGCGTGtgacctgaggggggggggcgggggggggggggttgctggtgCAACGCTTCCCTTCTTCTGCTTTGATTGTGCAGATGAGAGACGTTCAGAACGAACACCTGACCCGGTTCATCGGAGCGTCCGTCGACCCGCCCAACATCTGCATCGTCACGGAGTACTGTCCCAGAGGGAGCCTGCaggtccgtccgtctgtccgtctgtctgtctgtctctctgtctctgtctctctctctgtccgtctctctgtctgtctctctgtctctctgtctgtctgtctgtccacctgtccgTCTCTCTCTAACGGCCTGTGCCGGTCGTCTCCAGGACATCTTGGAGAACGACAGCATCACTCTGGACTGGATGTTCAAGTATTCCCTCATCAACGACATCGTCCGGgtaacttcctgtttgatgttttgttgACAGTCGGAACAAACAAACGTTTGATGGACGGTTGTGGGGCGtgtctcttcctgtcctcaGGGCATGTTGTTCCTCCACAACAGCGTCCTCCTGTCTCACGGTAAGCTCAAGTCCTCCAACTGTGTGGTGGACAACCGCTTCGTGCTGAAGATCACCGACTACGGCCTGTCCAGCTTCCGTTCCCACGGCGACCCGGGAAAAGACGCGCACGCCTACTACGCCCGTGAGTCCTCCgttcagccccgcccccccccgcccccctatTGGCACCCACCAAGTTTAAGGGTAGAACAGAAGGACGCCGCTTTGGCTTCAGGACTGGGGGGGGCACTTTGCTCCTGATGTTTAGGAACCAGTCATGTGACCGGATGCTGAGCGTGGActgtgccccgccccccctgcagAGAGGCTGTGGATGGCCCCAGAGCTGCTCCGGATggagtctcctcctcctcagggaaCTCAGAAAGGAGACGTCTACAGCTTCGGAATCATCCTCCAGGAGGTGGCGCTGCGCAGAGGAGTCTTCTACCTGGAGGGAGAGCCACTGAGCCCGAAAggtaagggaggggggggggcaccgataCAGCAACCCCCCCAGGAAGGGCGTGGCTGACCGACAGCAGCTTCACGCCTGATGTCGACAGGAGTACTTCCACTcccctccagcagggggcgatacGAGCAGGATCACGCAAACGATTGGGTCCAGAAAAGCCGCTGGTCACGGTCTGACTttgatccggattcccgtctggatcagaaacatctggattctcCCATTAAagatcagtcataaaggggtccgatagaacgatctagaaccttctggtgctgatccagatccagtcAGGAGGGGGGGCGGTCTGGTTCTGTCCTGTTTGGCTGCTTCTCctcgtgacctctgacccccgtCCCTCTGCAGAGCTGGTGGACCGGGTGATCCTGGGGGAGTGGCCCTGCCTCCGTCCGGACACCGACGCCCACAGCCACGCCCCCGAGCTGGGTCAGCTGATGCAGCGCTGCTGGGCGGAGGAGCCCACGGAGAGGCCGGAGTTCAACCacgtccggctgctgctgcgcaAGCAGAACAAGTGGGTGCAGGGCGAGCGCGGTGTTAGCTTAGCGGCTAGCACGGCCcgttacctgtgtgtgtgtgcgtgcgtgtgcgtgcgtgtgcgtgcgcgtgcgtgcgcagGGAGTCCAGGTCCAACATCCTGGACAACCTGCTGTCCCGCATGGAGCAGTACGCCaacaacctggaggagctggtggaggagcGGACGCAGGCGTACcacgaggagaagaggaaggccgAGGCGCTGCTGTACCAGATCCTACCACAGTGAGTACCGCGGGTACCGCGGGTACTCTGGGTACTCCGGGTGCTCTGGGTACTCCGGGTGCTCTGGGTACTCCGGGTACGTACTCCCGGTACTACTGGATACTCTGGATACTCTGGGTGCTCTGGGTACCCTGAGTACTCCGGGTACGTACTCCGGGTACGTACTCCCGGTACTACTGGATACTCTGGGTACTCCGGGTGCTCTGGGTACTCCGGGTACTACTGGATACTCTGGGTACGTACTCTGGGTACCGCGGGTACTCTGGGTACTCTGGGTACGTACTCTGGGTACTACTGGGTGCCCCGGGTACCGCGGGTACTCTGGGTACGTACTCTGGGTACTCTGGGTACTCCGGGTGCTCTGGGTACTACTGGGTGCCCCGGGTACCGCGGGTACTCTGGGTACGTACTCTGGGTACTACCTTCGGACCGTCCCCAGCTCCGTGGCGGAGCAGCTGAAGCGTGGCGAGACGGTTCAGGCCGAGGCCTTCGACTCCGTCAGCATCTACTTCAGCGACATCGTGGGCTTCACCGCCATCTCTGCGGAGAGCACGCCGATGGAGGTGAGCCGCCCGGGGTCACGGCCCTCTGCCGCTGGGCGGGGcctggtgggcggggcctgatGGGCTCCTCCTGTCCTGTGCCTGCAGGTGGTGACGCTGCTCAACGACCTCTACACCTGCTTCGACGCCATCATAGACAACTTCGACGTCTACAAGGTGACCCGGTGATCAGCTGACTCTGGTTCTCCACCCGAGTCCCGCCTCTCTGAGCTGTCTGTGGCCCTCTGGCGCCCCCAGGTGGAGACCATTGGCGACGCCTACATGGTGGTGTCCGGGCTGCCGGTGAGGAACGGCAAGTTGCACGGCAGAGAGATCGCCCGGATGGGCCTCGCCTTGCGGGACGCCGTCCGGACCTTCAAGATCCGCAACCGACCAGAGGAGCAGCTGAAGCTGAGGATCGGGATCCACAGCGGTGAGGAGAACCGGAACGGCACCGGGAGAACGGAGGAGAACCGGAACGATACCGGTAGAACGGAGGAGAAACGGAACGGCACCGGTAGAACGGAGGAGAACCGGAACGGCACCGGTAGAACAGAGGAGAACCGGAACGGCACCGGTAGAACGGAGGAGAACCGGAACGGCACCGGGAGAACGGAGGAGAACCGGAACGGCACCGGGAGAACGGAGGAGAACCGGAACGGCACCGGTAGAAGGGAGGAGAACCGGAACGGCACCGGGAGAACGG
Protein-coding regions in this window:
- the LOC137910820 gene encoding atrial natriuretic peptide receptor 1-like; the encoded protein is MNIIAGGFYDGLMLYAHALSEAMLMSGARPPGSVVTERMWNRTFYGVTGLVHLDENGDRETDFALWDMMDTNSSAFQIVLVYNSSGGQLDAVPGTSLRWLGGACPPDVPVCGFKNENPACLAKTITVHQMLSIVLFFIVALAITITVFIYRRMKLEKELVAQLWRISWDDIQMSNLDRVLRSGSRVTLSLRGSACGSLATADGNTQVFAKTGYYKGNIVAIKYTDRKRVEMNRKVLFELKHMRDVQNEHLTRFIGASVDPPNICIVTEYCPRGSLQDILENDSITLDWMFKYSLINDIVRGMLFLHNSVLLSHGKLKSSNCVVDNRFVLKITDYGLSSFRSHGDPGKDAHAYYAQRLWMAPELLRMESPPPQGTQKGDVYSFGIILQEVALRRGVFYLEGEPLSPKELVDRVILGEWPCLRPDTDAHSHAPELGQLMQRCWAEEPTERPEFNHVRLLLRKQNKESRSNILDNLLSRMEQYANNLEELVEERTQAYHEEKRKAEALLYQILPHSVAEQLKRGETVQAEAFDSVSIYFSDIVGFTAISAESTPMEVVTLLNDLYTCFDAIIDNFDVYKVETIGDAYMVVSGLPVRNGKLHGREIARMGLALRDAVRTFKIRNRPEEQLKLRIGIHSGPVCAGVVGLKMPRYCLFGDTVNTSSRMESSGEALKIHVSAATRDVLLESGRFQLERRGQIDVKGKGKMTTYWLLGEGDGQ